One window from the genome of Cydia fagiglandana chromosome 21, ilCydFagi1.1, whole genome shotgun sequence encodes:
- the LOC134675174 gene encoding V-type proton ATPase subunit B — protein sequence MNKAQATKEHVLAVSRDFISQPRLTYKTVSGVNGPLVILDEVKFPKFSEIVQLRLADGTLRSGQVLEVSGSKAVVQVFEGTSGIDAKNTLCEFTGDILRTPVSEDMLGRVFNGSGKPIDKGPPILAEDYLDIQGQPINPWSRIYPEEMIQTGISAIDVMNSIARGQKIPIFSAAGLPHNEIAAQICRQAGLVKQTGKSVIDEHEDNFAIVFAAMGVNMETARFFKQDFEENGSMENVCLFLNLANDPTIERIITPRLALTAAEFLAYQCEKHVLVILTDMSSYAEALREVSAAREEVPGRRGFPGYMYTDLATIYERAGRVEGRNGSITQIPILTMPNDDITHPIPDLTGYITEGQIYVDRQLHNRQIYPPVNVLPSLSRLMKSAIGEGMTRRDHSDVSNQLYACYAIGKDVQAMKAVVGEEALTPDDLLYLEFLTKFEKNFITQGNYENRTVFESLDIGWQLLRIFPKEMLKRIPASTLAEFYPRDSRH from the exons ATGAATAAGGCTCAGGCGACTAAGGAGCATGTTTTGGCAGTGTCCAGGGACTTCATATCCCAACCCCGTCTGA CTTACAAGACGGTGTCGGGTGTCAACGGTCCCCTGGTCATCCTCGACGAGGTGAAGTTCCCCAAGTTCTCGGAGATCGTGCAGCTGAGACTTGCAGATGGAACCCTCCGATCTGGTCAG GTGCTGGAGGTCAGCGGCTCCAAGGCCGTGGTCCAGGTGTTCGAGGGCACCTCGGGCATCGACGCCAAGAACACACTCTGCGAGTTCACCGGGGACATCCTGCGCACACCTGTCTCCGAGGATATGttgg GCCGCGTGTTCAACGGCTCCGGCAAGCCCATCGACAAGGGCCCCCCGATCTTGGCCGAGGACTACCTGGACATCCAGGGCCAGCCTATCAACCCCTGGTCCCGTATCTACCCCGAGGAGATGATCCAGACTG GTATCTCCGCTATTGACGTGATGAACTCCATCGCCCGTGGACAGAAGATCCCCATCTTCTCGGCCGCCGGTCTGCCCCACAATGAAATCGCCGCCCAGATCTGTAGACAGGCCGGTCTGGTCAAG CAAACCGGCAAATCCGTGATCGACGAGCACGAGGACAATTTCGCCATCGTGTTCGCCGCCATGGGTGTGAACATGGAGACGGCCCGCTTCTTCAAGCAGGACTTCGAGGAGAACGGCTCCATGGAGAACGTGTGCCTATTCTTGAATCTGGCCAACGACCCCACCATCGAGAGGATCATCACCCCGCGTCTGGCGCTCACTGCCGCCGAGTTCTTGGCCTACCAGTGCGAG AAACACGTGCTGGTCATCTTGACCGACATGTCCTCGTACGCCGAGGCGCTGCGTGAGGTGTCCGCCGCCCGTGAGGAGGTGCCCGGCCGACGTGGTTTCCCAG GTTACATGTACACCGATTTGGCCACTATCTACGAGCGCGCCGGGCGCGTCGAGGGCCGCAACGGCTCCATCACGCAGATCCCCATCCTGACTATGCCCAACGACGACATCACGCATCCCATCCCCGATTTGACCGGTTACATCACTGAGGGACAG ATCTACGTCGACCGTCAGCTCCACAACAGGCAGATCTACCCGCCAGTGAACGTGCTGCCTTCCCTCTCCCGTCTGATGAAGTCCGCCATCGGCGAGGGCATGACCCGCCGCGACCACTCCGACGTCTCCAACCAGCTG TACGCGTGCTACGCCATCGGTAAGGACGTGCAGGCCATGAAGGCCGTGGTGGGCGAGGAGGCGCTCACGCCCGACGACCTGCTCTACCTCGAGTTCCTCACCAAGTTCGAGAAGAACTTCATCACCCAG GGTAACTACGAGAACCGCACAGTATTCGAGTCGCTCGACATCGGCTGGCAGCTGCTCCGCATCTTCCCCAAGGAGATGCTCAAGCGTATCCCCGCCTCCACCCTCGCCGAGTTCTACCCCCGCGACTCGCGCCACTAG